The Synchiropus splendidus isolate RoL2022-P1 chromosome 1, RoL_Sspl_1.0, whole genome shotgun sequence genome includes a window with the following:
- the pdcb gene encoding phosducin b isoform X1 translates to MADRLIDLEESATHTGPKGVINDWRRFKLESMDQENLPPAKRELLRQMSSPHRQREDSRASLNRKMSVQEYELLKEEDEGCLKKYRKRCMQEMHDKLSFGPKFEGVHDLDSGEAFLEVIEKEHHSTVVVVHIYKAGVKGCEELNNCLECLAAEYPTVKFCRIDAVASGASERFSDEVLPTLLVYKAGELLGNFLACTQHLTGEFFATDVEAFLNSYGLLPEKEMPALDDEEENNVE, encoded by the exons ATGGCAGACCGGTTGATCGACTTGGAGGAGAGCGCCACTCACACCG GTCCAAAGGGAGTTATCAATGACTGGAGGAGGTTTAAGTTGGAGAGCATGGACCAGGAAAACCTTCCGCCAGCAAAGAGGGAGCTGCTGAGACAGATGTCGTCTCCTCACAGACAACGAGAAGACTCTAGGGCAAGTCTTAATCGCAAG ATGAGTGTGCAAGAGTAcgagctgctgaaggaggaagatgaaggctGCCTGAAGAAGTACAGGAAACGCTGCATGCAGGAGATGCATGACAAGCTCAGCTTTGGGCCCAAATTTGAGGGTGTACATGACCTGGACAGTGGTGAGGCCTTCCTGGAGGTCATCGAAAAGGAGCATCACAGCACAGTGGTCGTAGTCCACATTTACAAAGCTGGGGTCAAAGGTTGTGAAGAGCTCAACAACTGCCTGGAGTGCCTGGCTGCAGAGTACCCCACTGTCAAATTCTGCAGGATTGACGCTGTTGCGTCCGGTGCTTCAGAGCGATTTTCTGATGAGGTTTTACCTACACTACTGGTCTACAAGGCTGGAGAACTGCTCGGGAACTTCCTGGCCTGCACTCAGCACCTTACAGGGGAGTTTTTTGCGACAGATGTGGAAGCATTCCTCAACAGCTATGGTCTGCTGCCAGAGAAAGAGATGCCTGCACTGGACGACGAGGAGGAGAACAATGTggaatga
- the pdcb gene encoding phosducin b isoform X2, translated as MADRLIDLEESATHTGPKGVINDWRRFKLESMDQENLPPAKRELLRQMSSPHRQREDSRMSVQEYELLKEEDEGCLKKYRKRCMQEMHDKLSFGPKFEGVHDLDSGEAFLEVIEKEHHSTVVVVHIYKAGVKGCEELNNCLECLAAEYPTVKFCRIDAVASGASERFSDEVLPTLLVYKAGELLGNFLACTQHLTGEFFATDVEAFLNSYGLLPEKEMPALDDEEENNVE; from the exons ATGGCAGACCGGTTGATCGACTTGGAGGAGAGCGCCACTCACACCG GTCCAAAGGGAGTTATCAATGACTGGAGGAGGTTTAAGTTGGAGAGCATGGACCAGGAAAACCTTCCGCCAGCAAAGAGGGAGCTGCTGAGACAGATGTCGTCTCCTCACAGACAACGAGAAGACTCTAGG ATGAGTGTGCAAGAGTAcgagctgctgaaggaggaagatgaaggctGCCTGAAGAAGTACAGGAAACGCTGCATGCAGGAGATGCATGACAAGCTCAGCTTTGGGCCCAAATTTGAGGGTGTACATGACCTGGACAGTGGTGAGGCCTTCCTGGAGGTCATCGAAAAGGAGCATCACAGCACAGTGGTCGTAGTCCACATTTACAAAGCTGGGGTCAAAGGTTGTGAAGAGCTCAACAACTGCCTGGAGTGCCTGGCTGCAGAGTACCCCACTGTCAAATTCTGCAGGATTGACGCTGTTGCGTCCGGTGCTTCAGAGCGATTTTCTGATGAGGTTTTACCTACACTACTGGTCTACAAGGCTGGAGAACTGCTCGGGAACTTCCTGGCCTGCACTCAGCACCTTACAGGGGAGTTTTTTGCGACAGATGTGGAAGCATTCCTCAACAGCTATGGTCTGCTGCCAGAGAAAGAGATGCCTGCACTGGACGACGAGGAGGAGAACAATGTggaatga